The DNA segment ACTCACATGAGGCAGGAAAAACTTAAACCAGGTTTATTTGAGgatagagaaacaaaacaaacaaaaaatgcaggCAGAGTCCTTCCAAAATCACTTCTTGTCTACTACACTACAGACTTGATACACGTCATTACACACTAAAACATTGCATAACACGGTCAAAAACCTTTTACAATCCAAACCTACGCGGACGTTGTAACAATCTTTTTGTCGTGTGCACTAAAATATACAAAAACTGTTGTGTAAACTTAAATAACATCAGAAGCTTTATAATATGCTACATCAATACAGATTGTCACCAAATCTATACATGTGCTTCAGTGGCTCCTACACATTATGTTATAATATCATCTATTTATCTTACTTAAtacaaaactgaacattttagggtTTTGTACTTTTGGTCAGACGAAAACAGACGCTTAAATGGGCCACTTTTGGCTCTGGGAAACTGTGAAGGCCACTTTTAGTTGAGAACATATTCAGCAAATGAATCAGAATGAAAGATACTGTTAAGTTGCAGCTCTGCTAGTTATTTCTTGCACATGAATGTCTGGTGTTGGGCCGGTCTTACTGCCGGTGCACAGCTGTGGGATAGTGCCGAGATTCAGCCAGCAGGTGCCACTGTTTGattaagaaaaacagtgacCAAATGCTTCAATGCATAATACACTCACTGCAAATTCAGCTTATAAAAACAGTAAACAGccttattttttattgattttttttgtgtgttttctctttctttcaggGCACACGAGAGAGTCTGTAAAGGAGGTAGACACAAGCTACAATGGCATGGAAAGGGCACCTGTTGCTCACAGGCTACCCAAAAGTGCAGCTCACGTGGGACCTGATTACCGTCAGCATTCTGAACAGCCAGCACCTCAGCGTCCAGAAATGGCTACCCCTGTTAGAGAGACAGCCGTTAATACACCTCCCCAGTCTGTGTCATCTCAGCTCTCTGAGTCCAGCAAGGCCTCAACACCTCCTCGGGTCTCTGCGGCTCCTGCTGTCTCTGAGTTTTCCACATCCGCCCCTGGGCCACCTATAGTATCATCCCCTGACGTAGAATCTGCTCCACCACAAGTCTCAACGCCCCCCAATGTGTCCTCTGCTCATTCTCCAGCTGCTCCTCCAAGACTTTCCTCACCTCCTCTAATGAAGCAAGGCCTCAGGCCTCCCACTTCTGCTGTGACTGAGACGTCCCCTGCTGTATCCAAGCATCTGTCAGTGGggtcctcttcctcccccctgCCTGCATCACCTCAGAAGTTGTCTACACCTCTTGCTTCAGCTGATATTGTGTCTAGACCTGCAGCATATTCTTCAGTCCCTCCAGTCTCTTCTTCATTGCAGTCTGTAGCTCATCAGACCAAGTCTTCATTGCCTCCTTTAACTGTTACAACTGCACCCATCTCATCCCTTCAGCAGATGGTTCAAGGGTCCAAGCCACCTCTGATGAAGTCTTGCTTTCCTGATACTTCTGGAGCTCAGCATGAAAAGCCTGGACCCCCAAAATTAATGTTTTCCGCTTCGTCAGTGGGTGCAAAATCCTCATCTGCTGGTGTGGCTCCACCTCTAATATCCTCAACCTTAACACCACCTGGCTCTTGTATATCAACATCTGCTTCTCTCATGTCTGTGTCCAAAACTCCCTCAGTTGTCAGTAAACTTTGCGACCCCACACCCCAGCGTCAGACATACACTCCTCCGCCTGCTGACCGTGGTCTTTCCACTGCttctgcatcatcatcaccaccaggGGCGGTGAACTTACCCTCCCTAGCAGCCCGTGAAAGTCTTACAGTTCGACCTCTGTCTACCCTACCTCTTCTAACCACTCAAGCCTCCAGGACTGCACCCTTGTCCACCCCTCCTGCCTTGGTGTCTGTGCCCTCTGCAAAGGGTACGTCCTCTGGAGTGGTCCAACATTTTGACTCTGGGCAGCATCCTCCGGACACCACCACTCCTCATGCGCTGAAGCCTTTGTCTCCCAAGCCAGAGCACCATGGTCATAGTGAGGATAGGAAAGCCTTGGCCAATAAAAGAAATGGGGAACCACAGGAACACCTCCCTCAGCTTGATTCGGGCACAATAAGGACATCGCAGAGGGTGGACGCTACTGATACTAATAAGTCTGACATTTGCTCGCTCAAACCCCTCACTGATCTTCCTGAGAAACCTTTGCAGACCACAGTCGCTCCTGATCAAAAGCCCAAGAATAAACAGACAGCTTCTGAAAAGCACCACATGCAAAGCTGTGAAGCTAAGGACACTATGGTGGAGCAGTCTCCACTTGGAAAGTCTTCACATCTTCACAGCACAAGGGAAGAACATCTGACTGATGAAGAAAGTTTCGCTAACTCTTCACATACAGCTTCTCGCATTGATGGCAATTCAACATTCGACACCCCCTCTAGAATCGATGCCAGCTCTGTCTTTGAAAAGACCTCTCTTCTAGATGGTGACAGCTCAAGCGTAGACGACTCCACTCACTTTGACAGCAGCTTTCACCTGAGAAAGGACACTTCTCAGTTTGACAGCACTTCCCATGCAGATGAGGAACCATCGACTGCATTTGAGACCACTAGAGATAGCAACTATTCTGTGGAGGACTCCAGAGATGACACGCTGGACTCCACCAGGGAAGGAGAAACGTCTGAGGCAGAAGAGACAAAGGACAGCTGTCATATCACAGAAGAATCCATGCCGGAGTCTTCTCTGAACAACACTTCTCAGATGGAGGAGCCATCTGTCGACTCAAGTGATGTGTCCAACTCACGCTCCTTTGTGCCATCTCAGCCAGGTCCTCAAGGTACATTCTTAAAGTTCATGATCATGGATAGACATTGCTTTCATTGTCACCAAATACAGATAGATGTATTTCCAAAACAGATTACTCGTCTTTCTGTGTTGTATGTCATTCTTTATTTCTGAATTATTCCtacacaaattaattttcttgttgtttcatCTCAGAACCTGAAGCAGAGTGGGAGCCCAGAGGACACGACACACCAGACTCAGCTGGACGCATTAGCATTAAGACCACTGTTAATGAAGCAATGACCCCCCCAAGTTTCAAGATGAGAGATAAGAACTTCATCGCTTTCAGTACCCCAGCAGAGAGCCCTGCTGTACACCCACTCCAACCAGTAACTGATCCACCTGTGCCAGCTGCTGGTAGACCTCTGAAAACCCCAGGGAAACCACGCAAACCTCGAACTCCAAAGGCAATATGGATTAAAACCCCAGGTATTTAAACATTCTGAATtcaacaaaatgtaaatgttaaattattgagtttaattcaaaacatttctgtttgtcttttaagCTCCTGACGAGGCCCAGCGGAAGCCTCGGGTTCGAACCCCTAAAGTGGAGAAGCCTAAGACTGAAGAAGAAGGAGGCAATAAAGAGGAGGTAACCAGgggcaggaagaggaagaagcctCTTAAGGTGGATGCTAAAGAAGCGTCAGATGCATGTGGAGAGGCTGGGCCTCCCACAGAGGAGGTTGATCCCATCACTGCCACAATTGAAGCTGTTCTGGCTTCAGCTATTAAGGCTGCAGTGGAAAAACCCAAGAAGGCAAGAAGGTCCAGGAAACAAGACCAAGACGGAAATGTGGCAAAAACACCTAAACAAGATGGcgaaacagctgctgctgatgatgctGAAGAAAATGATGATGACAGCTCCATGGCAGGTAATGAAGAGGTTTAGTAATTTTTTTGTGAGGGGCTGTTCCACATAATGTAATGGTGTTTTGTCGAGACATGATATCACAATCTAACAGTCTAATGCTAAATGTGGTTGTGTGCATTTTTCTTGAACAGGTGAATCCGGCAGACAGAGGAGGGTTGCAACTGAAGAGCAGGTTCAATTCCCAATGCGCCATGGGTAATGTTCCCTCGTGGAGTTTTGTTCATCCTACCATTATTCCATCATTTTACACTTCAAATAAAAATCACTGTTGACTAAGGGGacgtacacatgccgcgttttTTGCGTGGCAAataatttttttcagtgtagACTCACAGCAGACACACTCAAACGCCAGAGCGATGCTGTCAATGCGTGCACGCGTTCCCGAAAACTCCTATTTTTCAGTGAGCAACAGCTGCGCCCTGACATAAacaaagttcaacttttggagcACAACAGAAtgcaccacatgtcatgtgatgaggaacaaccaatcacagccgacagacatctttcccttcttccattaATATCactctgtggtaaatatggagaagatgatgatcatgttagtgcagggctgtcAGAGCTTTATATATGTCTCAAAGACAATgggcctacacacaaacagtgcctggaagaagatcagctctgcactcaggatttcaggtgaATAGGCTATCATATGGTACTTATTGaagttgcttagcaaccttagATGCAACCTGCCACCGCGCTtgtgaaagctggcacagaaaacgCACAAGAGTATGTCCCAGCGCCTGACCTCaagttttccaggcagttaaagacgcggcatgtgtacggcccctaaagatgtaaaaatatttttgtaaagcaaaGTGTGTGCAAACCGAGGTGTTCGAGGACTGTCATAAAATTTCAGCATCTAcactgttgaatttttttttcttcaagcctgatttaatataaaaaattttattttttccaaatatttttattgatcCAAAGAGGAAATTTAAGTACATCATATAATTTCAACGCTCATTTCAATTCACATAAGAGAGTTCTGAAACAATAAgttcacaaaaataaaagatgacGTAGAAGACAGGGTTGTATTTTGGGATTAGAATAGTATCGAATATTAAGCCTAACTCAGGTAAGTGAGCCTGGAAACAGTGATTCCCTTTCTTGATCCTTCCCCTTAGTCTTCCTTATCTACCTAAACCTCTTCTGTTCCCCTGTCCCCTACCCCTCTCTCACTTATGAACTCATGATTATGGTGAAACAGTGTAAAAGTATAGGGTACAATTCGAGAATTCTTTATGCAAGGTGTGATATAAGGAGTTGCCAAATCATATTCTAGTGTggagagtctgccatgttgtcctacagtagcctagaacagACAAACCTAACACTGGCTCTATGGAGGGCCATTTGCATTGTTTACATTACCTGGAAGTTACAGTAGGTTCTACTACGTGCTTGGAAAAGGAGAGGTGAGAGGATGGGTATTCATTTGATTGCAAtgtgcaacctcaccactagatgacaCCAAAGAGAAGTTGGGCTTCGCACTTTAACACATCTTGTTTGACGTCTCTgagctgtgtgttttttatttagctTTGAGAAGTTTGTTTGCTATGGTCCTGTTTTAATAATGAACTCTCTTCACTGTAGTTGGAGGAGGGAGATTCGTGTGAGGAAAATGGAGAACCGCATGAAGGGCGAAACCTGGTACTACACACCTTGTGGAAGGCGGATGAAGCAGTTCCCAGAAATAGTCAAGGTAACTTTTATCTGGCTATCCAACAACATTATAAATGtcttaatttattaaaatcatAGTTTCTTAAGGCAAATCAAAAACAGATGATGTATTGATAACGTCAACACTGATTATTTTCCTACTCTCTTGCCTGTTCCAATTGCTCCTTCCAGTACTTGAAGAGACACACGGACAGTGTGGTCAGCAGAGAACACTTCAGCTTCAGCCCACGCATGCCTGTTGGAGATTTTTATGAAGAAAGAGAAACCTCTGAGGTCTGTATATTGATCTTCTTACTGAGTACTCTTCAGTACAAAGAGCAAGAAGGGGAAACAAGATCAAAACTGATGCACAGTTAAACAGAAATGTGTAGAAGACATTTTTGAAGACTCATCATTCTCTACAATATGTCACAGGGTAAGCAGTGGGTCCTCTTGGCCAATGAGGAGGTTCCTTCAATGATCATGGCCATCACTGGCCGGCGAGGTCGACCTCCAAACCCTGATAAAGAGAAACCTCGCAGGGTTCGCGGCGTGAGGGGTGGGCAAGGCCGCCGCCCTGGTAGACCTCCCAAACCCAAGATGATTGACCTCCTTAGCAAAGTGGACGCCAAGCTGTTGAAGCGACTTGAAGCAAAGGGTAAGTGGATGTAGACCGGAGGAGGCATGAGTGTACAGGGATTTGTTTATAGCTAGTAGTTTAGTCTTAAAGCCAGATGACTCTCTCAGCACATAACGTGAAGAAGTTTGTCCTGTAGCTAACTGTTTGTATTCCCATTTTTAGAAGCTCTCacggaggaggaaaaggagaaacttgcaaaaattaaaaagaaaatgaagagaaaGGTACGTAGCTGAGTGAATGTGGTTTGTAATATTGAGCTGTTGATCCTGTCGACATTTCATCCTgattttgttgctgctgtttattatttagGCAAGAATGAAGAGAAGGGAGAATGCCAAGCTCAAGAAGATTAGAGACGAAAAGAAGAAAGCCAAGGTACAGACAAACTCTCAACACAACATGATCTATCAGCATTTTCCTCCGCAGCGCCACCTCTTCCTCACCTCCACctgttctttctttcctctgtgGGTTCAGCTTGAACAAGAGGCCAAGGCCCAGGCTGAACAGGCTGACCCGACAGCCCCTCACGCCACACAGCCAACATCAGGGTCCGCTGCAGAGCCCAAAAAGCCTGGCCGCAGGAGGGCAGTCAAGGTCGAGGCTCCTCCACCTGTACAGCAGACCGACGAGGAGCGGATTGCACAGGGTAAGAGGGTGCTGGGTGCTCGGAGTAAAGCCAAGGCTCTGGCTAAAGCCCAGGCCGAGGCGGAGGCGGCAGCTCGGGCTGCTCTGGCAGCTAAAaggacagcagagaggagagtgCAGGCCCAGAGACGTCTGGAGGAGCGGAAGAGGCAGCAGTTGATCGCAGAGGAGCTGAAGAAGCCGACAGAGGACATGTGTCTCACTGACCACAAAGTGAGTTTTGTAATTCCTTAAGTCTACTTCATTAGCACTGTGATTGTAGAGGATTTTAATCGTGACCTTTAAACTTTGTCTCCATCAGCCGCTGCCAGAGCTGTCCCGCATCCCTGGTTTGGTTCTCTCTGGCAAAGCGTTTGCACACTGCCTGGCTGTGGTCGAGTTCCTGCATGGCTATGGAAAGATCATCGGTCTCAATATACCCAAGGACATCCCCAGCCTTGCTACCCTGCAGGAGGGCCTCTTGGGCCTGGGCGACAGCCAAGGAGAGGTCCAGGATCTACTGATAAAGCTGATGGAGGCTGCACTCCATGATCCAGGCCTGCCATCATTCTATCAGGTGTGTGACACAGTGAGAGCATTTTTCTCCATGAATACAGTTCCTGATAAAGAATCATGAAAGCTGTTTGTCACCAGTGTGATGCAAACATGCGTGTGTGGTGTAGATATATGGAGATTCGGTGTGCAGACTTTCCGTATCCCTGCACCACATGACATCTGAAAAAACAGGTCTGGTGTGAATTATCAGCATTCCCATGTTCCCATgttttcttcaaaaaaaaaaaaaaaaaaataggtaaTGTGAATGTAGTCCAATGCATTCCCTCCTAAATAGCGTCCATGTCCACTCCACACAACAAAAATCTCACCTGGCAAAGAATGTCTAAGGGAGTTAATAAAAACTACACAGTACATAAACTAATCAGAAACCAAATTTGATGCCAACACTAGCTGTTGTGGCTAGCCTCGTTCTGTGACTATCAAGTGTCCCATCCGCTGGGTGATCTCAAACATATACTGTTCTTCATTTGGTTGTTTATCAATCTACCCCCCCCccactcaatagattaccaTTAATTTCTGGCTGGTAAGTGAAGCAAATCTAGAGTCATATGCTTATTTTGTAAGtatttggctggtggctggtgctgATATCCAACCCTGGTtagtgacctttttttttttttttaataaaaagatgGAACAACATTAACATTGCAATCTACGTTTTCCTCTCCACCCCAACCTTCAGTCAGTAAAGATCCTCGGGGACAAGCTGGTGGAGTTGGAGCTGAACCGCAGCACGGTCTCTGAAGTCCTCCGCATCTTCTTGGAATGCCATGGTTACGAGGCAGAAGTGTGCAACACGCTGAGGACCAAAACATTTCACGCCCTGCCTCCTGACACCAAGGCAGCCATCTTGGGTTTCGTCGTGGACGAGCTTAACAGCAGCAACGTTGTCACAAGGTCAGAACAAGGACGTATTACTTAATCTGTGGGATGCTCTTGATCCTAAAAGTTTGTTACCACTTCATTTCTGTTACTTTATTAACGTATGCATTTTATATTTCAGTGACATtgacaacacattagaaaacatGGCAACTTACAGGAAGAACAAGTGGATCATTGAGGGGAAGCTACGCAAGTAAGATTTTCTCTctttaaatacagaaaaatcACGTCAATCAGATCTTTTGTGTCAGTGTAGCACagagctgcacaacatgttgACCCTGACTGTTTTACTCCCATGCAGACTGAAGGCGGCACTAGCGCGTCGTACAGGACGCTCAGAGGAAGAGCTGTGTTTTGAGGAGAGGAGGCGCAGTGCCAGAGTGGCCGAGGAAGAGAACCTCAGTCTGGAGGAAAGTGGCCTCATCCCGGAGAGAGGCAACCGCCGTGCACGCAAAGAAGAGCCTAAACTCAGTGATGTACGTACTGTATctgctgttgtgtgttttcaggatCAGAAAGAGATCGttcctttattttaattttgatcTTTTGTGTTACAGAGTGAAAGTCCTACCAATGCCAGCATTCCAGAGCTTGAAAGGCAGATAGATAAGCTAACTAAGGTAAGCTTGATGCTACACAGACACAGTTCTTTATACATTTATGTTGCTTTATATCAAATATTCCTCTCTTTTCGGATCTCCACAGCGCCAAGCGTTTTTCCGTAAAAAGCTGCTACAGTCGTCTCATTCCATGCGGGCCGTATTGCTCGGCCAGGACCGTTACCAGCGCAGATACTTGGCTCTACCTCACCTCGGAGGAGTTCTGGTTGAAgggccagaggagctgctgagtgAGTCTGAAAATAAGTCTTGAAGAAATGTTATCACTTGCATTTGTAGACTTTACAAAGCCCTGGTTCGTCTGTCTTCATCTAAATTTTCCTCATGTTTCTATCATGCAGCTTCTGGAGAAGTCCTTGTAGCTGAGGTTCCTGTCACCTTTCTCAAAAAGGAGCCCAAAGTCGAGGAGACCACCATGCCCACcactcctcctcccccttctACTGTCCcgtcctctccttcctctgctACCCCTGCCCAGCCACAGCCACAGCCCCAGCCACAGCCACAGCCACAGCCCCAGCCCCAGCCACAGCCACAGCCACAGCCCCAGCCACAGCCCCAGCCCGAGACTTTGCCTCTAGAGGAGGATCCCCTCCCCGGCACTGCGTCCCTCATGAGCAGGCCAAGAGGACGAGGACGCCCCCGAAAAATCAAACCAGAAGTGGAGCTTCACCTCCGCACCGCAAAAATTCGCCGCCGGCGTCGAAGTAGTGCCAGGTCAGCAGGTGAAGAAGGGCCAGGATCGCCGAACGGTGGCATGCACGACCTCACACAGGCTGCTTTCCAGAGCtggctcagccaatcacaggaaGCGGTGACCAACGGCACATGCTCAGCAGCGGGGGATGCTCCAGAGGGTAATCGACCAGAGGAGAGTGTGAAGGAGATGGCAGAGAAACAAGGACAGTGGTTCAACCTGCTCCCCAAACAGCCGTGTGATGATAACTCTCTGACCGAACCCCAGACGCCCACCTTACCCAGCTCGCCCCCTAAACTCCTCCCTCAGATCCCGAGCGCCCTGCCTGCACTCGCTGCTCCACTCATGCAGGTTTGTCACCACAATCACAACTATAAATAGATCAAATCATGCTGTAATAATGCAGTTTGTGTggtggttaaataaataaataaataatctctcccctcctctcagcCTGACCCGCTCTTGCCTGGCCTGACTCCAGCTGACCCAGCGACCCCAGCACCACCACAGGACATTCCCTCCATGCTACCTGCTCCTGACAGTGCCCTAGTACCACCTCTCCCACAACTTCTTCCAGCTCCTCTGCCTCTTGCCGCACCTGCTCTCACCACTCCCGCCAGGCCGGGTCGCAGGCGGAGGAGAGGTAGCAGAGGGAGCAGTCCCGCCCGCAGGGGGTCAAGAGGAGTTGCAGCCAAGCGCCGTGGCCGCCCTCCCAACTCTGTGTTCCAGGAGCTTGAGCAGCAGTACTTCACACAACTGGTGGTCAAGCCCATACCAGCATGTAAGTAGTGTCAGGTTCGTTTGACTGCTGTCACATTTAACAAGTCCTGAAGTATAAGACAGTTGATCTAAATGTTTAGGACTAGGATGAACAGGAAACAGGTCATTAATTATTCTTCATGAACAACACAAGTAGCATCTGTGTCTTATTTATTTGTGATGAGTAatacatgtttcttttccagcGATGGTGCGTGGCTGGTGGTGGATCAAGGATCCAGAGGAGCTGTACAGCACCTTACAGGCCCTCCATCCAAGGGGCGTCAGGGAGAAGGTGCTCCATAAGCATTTAGCCAAACACATGGAGAGTTTAGCCGAGATGTGCACCAAACCAATCGACGGTGAGTCTTGTTGGTAAACAGATCATCTCTGTTGATAGTGGGATTTGTCACTCAGCTTATGTGTATGTTTCCCCTGTGGCCCCATGTTCTCCTCACACTTGCGTTCTTGTCGGTTAGACCCTATTTTTGAGTCGAAGGTGGAG comes from the Epinephelus lanceolatus isolate andai-2023 chromosome 8, ASM4190304v1, whole genome shotgun sequence genome and includes:
- the baz2a gene encoding bromodomain adjacent to zinc finger domain protein 2A produces the protein MESNNHFNYGTHSSANSGLKLSSGDSLYTNGSSMSFPQQGKNMNGEMNVNGVTTVLGSGVPGSHPPTAPYPHMSNHHQSSMGYDYLWGGHPQYSPAMGTSPGHGMHQKQPTPGMVQPQSQHHFQGHGQYQLNGGIESSHQPPVSGPPNMPLTGSQYWNRSNPGPQQISYNSHSMYGTYQSQAHPGITPSQHHQQQSLQPAPHQPSQQHLHSHRHPHHHHQQHQQPQHYGLMPNGMPYYQHQPQHPPLPSPQQQPSQQSQPQGQAQMMPPAAQNFTPPRGSPQHHSLGRGGTGSPLPVGMSSTPMMSPSTVQDSGSPKSHSRERSPHASNVGLSTVMQGHTRESVKEVDTSYNGMERAPVAHRLPKSAAHVGPDYRQHSEQPAPQRPEMATPVRETAVNTPPQSVSSQLSESSKASTPPRVSAAPAVSEFSTSAPGPPIVSSPDVESAPPQVSTPPNVSSAHSPAAPPRLSSPPLMKQGLRPPTSAVTETSPAVSKHLSVGSSSSPLPASPQKLSTPLASADIVSRPAAYSSVPPVSSSLQSVAHQTKSSLPPLTVTTAPISSLQQMVQGSKPPLMKSCFPDTSGAQHEKPGPPKLMFSASSVGAKSSSAGVAPPLISSTLTPPGSCISTSASLMSVSKTPSVVSKLCDPTPQRQTYTPPPADRGLSTASASSSPPGAVNLPSLAARESLTVRPLSTLPLLTTQASRTAPLSTPPALVSVPSAKGTSSGVVQHFDSGQHPPDTTTPHALKPLSPKPEHHGHSEDRKALANKRNGEPQEHLPQLDSGTIRTSQRVDATDTNKSDICSLKPLTDLPEKPLQTTVAPDQKPKNKQTASEKHHMQSCEAKDTMVEQSPLGKSSHLHSTREEHLTDEESFANSSHTASRIDGNSTFDTPSRIDASSVFEKTSLLDGDSSSVDDSTHFDSSFHLRKDTSQFDSTSHADEEPSTAFETTRDSNYSVEDSRDDTLDSTREGETSEAEETKDSCHITEESMPESSLNNTSQMEEPSVDSSDVSNSRSFVPSQPGPQEPEAEWEPRGHDTPDSAGRISIKTTVNEAMTPPSFKMRDKNFIAFSTPAESPAVHPLQPVTDPPVPAAGRPLKTPGKPRKPRTPKAIWIKTPAPDEAQRKPRVRTPKVEKPKTEEEGGNKEEVTRGRKRKKPLKVDAKEASDACGEAGPPTEEVDPITATIEAVLASAIKAAVEKPKKARRSRKQDQDGNVAKTPKQDGETAAADDAEENDDDSSMAGESGRQRRVATEEQVQFPMRHGWRREIRVRKMENRMKGETWYYTPCGRRMKQFPEIVKYLKRHTDSVVSREHFSFSPRMPVGDFYEERETSEGKQWVLLANEEVPSMIMAITGRRGRPPNPDKEKPRRVRGVRGGQGRRPGRPPKPKMIDLLSKVDAKLLKRLEAKEALTEEEKEKLAKIKKKMKRKARMKRRENAKLKKIRDEKKKAKLEQEAKAQAEQADPTAPHATQPTSGSAAEPKKPGRRRAVKVEAPPPVQQTDEERIAQGKRVLGARSKAKALAKAQAEAEAAARAALAAKRTAERRVQAQRRLEERKRQQLIAEELKKPTEDMCLTDHKPLPELSRIPGLVLSGKAFAHCLAVVEFLHGYGKIIGLNIPKDIPSLATLQEGLLGLGDSQGEVQDLLIKLMEAALHDPGLPSFYQSVKILGDKLVELELNRSTVSEVLRIFLECHGYEAEVCNTLRTKTFHALPPDTKAAILGFVVDELNSSNVVTSDIDNTLENMATYRKNKWIIEGKLRKLKAALARRTGRSEEELCFEERRRSARVAEEENLSLEESGLIPERGNRRARKEEPKLSDSESPTNASIPELERQIDKLTKRQAFFRKKLLQSSHSMRAVLLGQDRYQRRYLALPHLGGVLVEGPEELLTSGEVLVAEVPVTFLKKEPKVEETTMPTTPPPPSTVPSSPSSATPAQPQPQPQPQPQPQPQPQPQPQPQPQPQPQPETLPLEEDPLPGTASLMSRPRGRGRPRKIKPEVELHLRTAKIRRRRRSSARSAGEEGPGSPNGGMHDLTQAAFQSWLSQSQEAVTNGTCSAAGDAPEGNRPEESVKEMAEKQGQWFNLLPKQPCDDNSLTEPQTPTLPSSPPKLLPQIPSALPALAAPLMQPDPLLPGLTPADPATPAPPQDIPSMLPAPDSALVPPLPQLLPAPLPLAAPALTTPARPGRRRRRGSRGSSPARRGSRGVAAKRRGRPPNSVFQELEQQYFTQLVVKPIPASMVRGWWWIKDPEELYSTLQALHPRGVREKVLHKHLAKHMESLAEMCTKPIDDPIFESKVEVKDVLMEALQQPWQVQEKAMETDISSLQWVEDLEQRVIAADLLLKAPPQSAVNETESNTETPMAEFQPYTIPDPDSTREDLQYYEHDADPRDDWIVRTKKEWSGLPRIATHPLDLAVLRLANLERNIERRYLKEPLWNPAEVMRLAPLTPTPGEEHPMDVISLESEITSRLRTWRQALDRCRSAPQVCLCLLQLEKAIAWERSVTKVTCQVCRKGDNDDCLLLCDSCDRGCHMYCLRPKITQVPEGDWFCPACIIQEEGESPRACKKRTRVKKRRYEDDSSEDEKPARRSTGGMATRYKESVTPPSSSRYSGEGSGAKRRRMTTRNQPDLTFCEIILMEMEAHADAWPFLEPVNPRLVPGYRRIIKNPMDFLTMRERLLQGGYCSCEEFAADAQLVFNNCELFNEDTSEVGMAGHAMRHFFESRWAEFYSNKDK